A single Cucumis melo cultivar AY chromosome 4, USDA_Cmelo_AY_1.0, whole genome shotgun sequence DNA region contains:
- the LOC103486527 gene encoding UDP-glycosyltransferase 73C6-like, which translates to MASTPHFLLFPFMAQGHMIPMIDLAKLLARRGAIVTIFATPHNATRNNSVLARAIDSGLQIHVVQIPFPCTKAGLPEGCENMDLLPSLGSVPTFFRATYLLYDSSDELLQQLCPPPTAIISDTCLPWTLSLAQKHNIPRLVYYSLSCLYFLCLKDLEMKGPLIQSISDSDIVTLVDGFKFRKAQLPKSVDEDMKAFVKEINETDWSSHGVIFNSFEELEPKNLADYKKLREFPDRVWCVGPVWLCNDDKLDRAYRGNRASIDENECTKWLDERDPCSVIYVSLGSLCNLVTAQLIELGLGLEASNKPFIWVIRKGNLTEELLKWLEEYDFEGKIKGRGFLIRGWAPQVLILSHPSIGCFLTHCGWNSSMEGITAGVPLITWPLFADQIFNQTLIVEILRIGVSLGVEEGIPWGEEEEKGIVVKKEKVKEAIEMVMEGENREEVKKRCRELGEKAKMAVEEGGSSYRNLTLLIQYAQKNFEL; encoded by the coding sequence ATGGCTTCCACTCCTCactttcttctcttccctttcaTGGCACAAGGCCACATGATCCCCATGATCGACCTCGCCAAGCTTCTCGCTCGCCGTGGTGCCATTGTCACCATCTTCGCCACCCCCCACAACGCCACTCGCAACAACTCTGTTTTAGCTCGCGCCATTGACTCTGGCTTGCAAATCCATGTCGTTCAAATCCCATTCCCTTGCACCAAAGCCGGCCTACCTGAAGGCTGCGAGAATATGGACTTGCTACCCTCATTAGGTTCCGTCCCCACCTTCTTCAGAGCCACATATCTCCTTTACGATTCATCCGATGAACTGTTGCAGCAACTCTGCCCTCCACCTACTGCCATCATTTCCGATACCTGCCTCCCTTGGACCTTAAGCCTTGCTCAGAAACACAACATTCCCAGGCTTGTTTACTACAGCTTGAGTTGcttatattttctttgtttgaaGGATTTAGAAATGAAGGGGCCTCTTATTCAATCCATCTCTGATTCTGATATCGTAACTTTAGTCGATGGATTCAAATTTCGCAAGGCGCAGCTACCGAAATCCGTTGACGAAGATATGAAGGCTTTTGTTAAGGAAATAAACGAAACCGATTGGTCGTCACACGGCgttatttttaattcatttgAGGAGCTGGAGCCTAAGAATCTTGCGGATTATAAGAAGCTAAGAGAATTTCCAGACAGAGTGTGGTGTGTTGGCCCTGTTTGGCTTTGTAACGACGACAAACTCGACAGAGCTTACAGAGGAAACAGAGCTTCAATCGACGAAAACGAATGTACCAAATGGCTGGACGAGCGGGACCCATGTTCGGTCATTTACGTATCGTTGGGAAGTCTGTGCAATTTGGTGACGGCGCAACTCATAGAGCTTGGACTGGGATTGGAGGCATCAAACAAGCCATTCATTTGGGTCATACGAAAAGGGAATTTAACAGAGGAGCTACTGAAATGGCTTGAAGAGTACGATTTTGAAGGGAAGATCAAAGGAAGAGGCTTTTTGATTCGTGGGTGGGCACCTCAAGTTTTGATACTTTCACACCCTTCAATTGGGTGTTTTTTGACGCACTGCGGATGGAATTCCAGCATGGAAGGGATAACGGCGGGGGTTCCTTTGATAACTTGGCCGCTTTTTGCAGATCAAATATTCAACCAGACGTTGATTGTGGAGATTCTGAGAATCGGCGTAAGTTTGGGGGTGGAAGAGGGTATACCTTGGGGAGAGGAAGAGGAGAAAGGGATTGtggtgaagaaagaaaaagtaaaagaagccATTGAAATGGTAATGGAAGGAGAAAACAGAGAAGAGGTGAAGAAGAGATGCAGAGAGCTGGGGGAGAAGGCGAAAATGGCGGTTGAAGAAGGCGGCTCCTCTTACCGGAACCTCACTCTTCTAATTCAATATGCTCAAAAAAACTTTGAACTATAA
- the LOC103486526 gene encoding uncharacterized protein LOC103486526 isoform X1 — translation MAKKRKTSPKKKGETQSPLIDNIPKYSQQRRSSPPKRRTDFSSLFFYSSSIPHQDTAALLRLSLNEVGSSKLMVNHSDNTNEELSSSSLVKCSNSLEEDEGLSLCSSPDEMQSVECRLSNSSCKRKGTSKISFPVGKKLPDSESNSLSGTPENVQLWSTESFEERSSNTTVEFQDQSCADKGSSSNSSRIEDNDLHQDRGRGKRERKPKVPFDEEMTISLKSTRKFRRMRIMRYLGLAAPVGSPFSPIA, via the exons ATGGCGAAGAAGAGGAAGACATCCCCGAAGAAAAAGGGCGAAACCCAATCACCCCTTATCGATAATATACCCAAGTATTCTCAACAGCGTCGAAGCTCACCGCCTAAACGCCGCACTGATTTCTCCTCTCtctttttctattcttcttcAATTCCCCACCAAG ACACAGCTGCCTTGCTACGATTGTCCTTGAATGAAGTTGGATCGTCGAAATTGATGGTGAATCACTCAGATAATACAAATGAAGAACTCTCCTCTAGCTCTTTGGTGAAATGCAGCAACTCCCTGGAGGAAGATGAAGGACTTAGCCTATGCTCAAGTCCCGATGAAATGCAATCAGTTGAATGCCGCCTCAGCAATAG TTCATGCAAGAGAAAAGGTACTTCTAAGATATCATTCCCTGTTGGTAAAAAGTTACCAGATTCAGAAAGCAACAGTCTTTCTGGTACTCCGGAGAATGTACAGTTGTGGTCTACTGAA AGTTTTGAGGAGAGGAGTTCAAACACCACGGTAGAGTTTCAAGATCAATCTTGTG cAGACAAGGGGTCTTCATCAAATTCAAGCAGGATTGAAGATAATGACCTACACCAAGACAGAGGAAGAgggaaaagggaaagaaagccAAAAGTTCCTTTCGAT GAAGAGATGACCATATCTCTTAAATCAACAAGAAAATTTCGCCGAATGAGGATAATGCGGTACCTTGGGCTTGCAGCCCCAGTTGGTTCTCCTTTTTCACCAATTGCCTGA
- the LOC103486526 gene encoding uncharacterized protein LOC103486526 isoform X2: MAKKRKTSPKKKGETQSPLIDNIPKYSQQRRSSPPKRRTDFSSLFFYSSSIPHQDTAALLRLSLNEVGSSKLMVNHSDNTNEELSSSSLVKCSNSLEEDEGLSLCSSPDEMQSVECRLSNSSCKRKGTSKISFPVGKKLPDSESNSLSGTPENVQLWSTESFEERSSNTTVEFQDQSCDKGSSSNSSRIEDNDLHQDRGRGKRERKPKVPFDEEMTISLKSTRKFRRMRIMRYLGLAAPVGSPFSPIA, translated from the exons ATGGCGAAGAAGAGGAAGACATCCCCGAAGAAAAAGGGCGAAACCCAATCACCCCTTATCGATAATATACCCAAGTATTCTCAACAGCGTCGAAGCTCACCGCCTAAACGCCGCACTGATTTCTCCTCTCtctttttctattcttcttcAATTCCCCACCAAG ACACAGCTGCCTTGCTACGATTGTCCTTGAATGAAGTTGGATCGTCGAAATTGATGGTGAATCACTCAGATAATACAAATGAAGAACTCTCCTCTAGCTCTTTGGTGAAATGCAGCAACTCCCTGGAGGAAGATGAAGGACTTAGCCTATGCTCAAGTCCCGATGAAATGCAATCAGTTGAATGCCGCCTCAGCAATAG TTCATGCAAGAGAAAAGGTACTTCTAAGATATCATTCCCTGTTGGTAAAAAGTTACCAGATTCAGAAAGCAACAGTCTTTCTGGTACTCCGGAGAATGTACAGTTGTGGTCTACTGAA AGTTTTGAGGAGAGGAGTTCAAACACCACGGTAGAGTTTCAAGATCAATCTTGTG ACAAGGGGTCTTCATCAAATTCAAGCAGGATTGAAGATAATGACCTACACCAAGACAGAGGAAGAgggaaaagggaaagaaagccAAAAGTTCCTTTCGAT GAAGAGATGACCATATCTCTTAAATCAACAAGAAAATTTCGCCGAATGAGGATAATGCGGTACCTTGGGCTTGCAGCCCCAGTTGGTTCTCCTTTTTCACCAATTGCCTGA
- the LOC127148994 gene encoding thaumatin-like protein 1b → MATSKTSLLLLQLFLLAAGVLSEDVIFHFENQCPYSIWLSSNPPIGDADPESPPYTLEIFIMPDTWTGSLWVRTKCSNDQDYHFTCETGDCGSGTIFCDSSPPALPVTLLNFAINNSVVHYALSLVHGFNIPIRIQPDGGHLVDGGFGLCPTVDCVQDLGNVCPSFLVAKNKDGAYVGCYSACDALKSPEYCCSGSDCQPDQYSAKFKELCGSAHVYPGDNTPPTYGCTGFYTINVTFCPII, encoded by the exons ATGGCCACTTCCAAAACTTCACTTCTCCTCCTCCAACTCTTCCTTCTTGCAGCAG GGGTACTTTCGGAAGACGTGATATTCCATTTTGAGAACCAATGTCCATATTCAATATGGTTATCCTCAAACCCACCCATCGGAGACGCTGACCCGGAGAGTCCACCGTACACTCTCGAGATCTTCATTATGCCCGACACATGGACTGGCTCCTTGTGGGTTCGCACCAAGTGCTCCAACGACCAAGACTACCACTTCACCTGCGAAACCGGCGATTGCGGGTCAGGCACCATCTTCTGCGACTCCTCTCCACCGGCTCTTCCCGTCACCCTCCTCAACTTCGCCATCAACAACTCCGTCGTTCACTACGCCCTCAGCCTCGTACACGGCTTCAACATTCCCATCCGAATCCAGCCCGATGGCGGCCACCTCGTCGACGGCGGCTTCGGTCTCTGCCCCACCGTCGACTGCGTCCAGGACTTGGGCAATGTCTGCCCCTCGTTTCTCGTCGCCAAGAACAAGGACGGCGCCTACGTCGGATGCTATAGCGCGTGCGATGCCCTGAAGTCGCCGGAGTATTGTTGTAGCGGTTCGGATTGTCAACCGGATCAGTACTCGGCGAAGTTTAAGGAATTGTGCGGTTCGGCGCATGTATATCCTGGGGATAATACGCCGCCGACGTACGGATGTACTGGTTTTTATACTATTAATGTAACCTTCTGTCccataatttaa
- the LOC103486525 gene encoding thaumatin-like protein 1b, with product MANHALLLSSFFFFLLHFGAEAATITVRNNCPTTIWPATLTSGPGQPQLSTTGFELARGASRSFTVPAPWTGRVWARTHCSNNGGRFNCLTGDCGRGLSCNGAGGVPPATLAEFTIAPGGGQDFYDVSLVDGFNVPASITIQGGTGPCRSSNCRADVNRVCPGELQVKSGNEVIACKSACVAFNQPRYCCTGEFNDPNKCTPTNYSMIFERQCPDAYSYAYDDKNSTFTCNNRPNYVITFCG from the exons ATGGCGAACCATGCACTCCTTCTTtcatcattcttcttcttccttctccaTTTTG GAGCTGAGGCTGCAACAATAACTGTGAGAAACAATTGTCCGACAACCATATGGCCAGCAACGTTAACCAGCGGTCCAGGCCAACCACAACTATCAACAACCGGGTTTGAGTTAGCTCGTGGAGCATCGAGGTCATTTACCGTCCCTGCACCATGGACCGGTCGGGTATGGGCACGAACCCATTGCTCCAACAACGGTGGACGATTCAACTGCTTGACTGGCGATTGCGGTCGTGGCCTCTCATGCAATGGTGCCGGAGGAGTTCCACCAGCCACACTAGCCGAATTCACCATCGCCCCCGGAGGTGGCCAAGATTTCTACGATGTCAGCCTAGTGGATGGCTTCAACGTGCCAGCCTCGATCACCATCCAAGGCGGCACAGGGCCATGTCGATCATCGAACTGCCGTGCGGACGTGAACCGGGTGTGTCCAGGGGAGCTGCAGGTGAAATCAGGAAATGAAGTGATTGCTTGTAAGAGTGCTTGTGTTGCATTCAACCAACCTCGGTATTGCTGCACTGGTGAATTCAATGATCCTAACAAGTGCACGCCAACAAATTATTCGATGATCTTCGAGAGACAATGCCCAGATGCTTACAGTTATGCATATGATGATAAGAACAGCACCTTTACTTGCAACAATAGGCCAAATTATGTGATCACATTTTGCGGTTGA
- the LOC103486523 gene encoding phosphatidylinositol 4-phosphate 5-kinase 9 has protein sequence MSGPEAIVENVDGALSSAERTKSLDAISIKDFTSAITNGETVHSSESARFRVGELLLVNGELYSGSLLGNIPEGTGKYVWSDGCIYEGEWRRGMRHGNGKIRFPSGAVYEGEFSGGYMHGTGTYIGPDNLTYKGRWKLNLKHGLGYQVYPNGDVFEGSWMQGTPEGPGKYTWANGNVYLGNMKAGGMSGKGTLTWINGDSFEGNWLGGMMHGFGVYMWSDGGCYVGTWTRGLKDGKGSFYPKGSRLPAGQEIYLKALRKRGLLPDLKNKNHAHIHHATSGDMGNFKVGENQQSSRVSSDKISKGNLLNLEQYRTKNVSLERRWSLEVSIEKVLGHDPSSGLSEYEFGGNEIDTKIPILEREYMQGVLISELVLDNSFTSPSSRRAKRKQRKLVKEVKKPGEMIIKGHRSYDLMLSLQLGIRYTVGKITPIQRREVRSSDFGPRASFWMNFPKEGSQLTPPHQSEDFKWKDYCPMVFRNLREMFKIDAADYMMSICGNDALRELSSPGKSGSVFFLSQDDRFMIKTLRKSEVKVLLRMLPDYHHHVRTYENTLITKFFGLHRIKPSSGQKFRFVVMGNMFCTELRIHRRFDLKGSSLGRSADKVEIDENTILKDLDLNYSFYLEPTWREALLKQIEIDSKFLEEQNIMDYSLLLGVHYRAPQQLQSNMSYSRSMRADGLGILAEEDPFEDDISTYPQGLVLVPRTDDNSVVVGPHIRGSRLRASSATGDEEVDLLLPGTARLQIQLGVNMPARAEQIPGKEEKQMFHEAYDVVLYLGIIDILQEYNMSKKIEHAYKSIQFDSLSISAVDPTFYSKRFLEFIISRVFPQNARAS, from the exons ATGTCTGGCCCTGAGGCCATCGTTGAAAACGTGGACGGGGCACTTTCTTCTGCCGAGAGAACCAAATCGCTTGATGCTATTTCTATCAAAGATTTTACATCTGCGATAACAAATGGCGAAACTGTTCATTCCTCTGAGTCCGCCCGCTTCAGAGTTGGGGAGCTATTGCTTGTCAATGGTGAATTGTATTCTGGGTCTCTTCTTGGTAACATCCCCGAGGGCACGGGGAAATATGTCTGGTCAGATGGATGCATATATGAGGGTGAGTGGAGAAGGGGGATGAGGCATGGGAATGGAAAAATTCGTTTTCCTTCTGGTGCAGTTTACGAGGGTGAATTTTCAGGTGGTTATATGCATGGTACAGGAACATACATCGGTCCTGATAATTTGACTTACAAGGGACGAtggaaattaaatttgaaacatGGTTTAGGTTATCAAGTCTATCCAAATGGAGATGTTTTTGAAGGATCTTGGATGCAGGGAACGCCTGAAGGCCCCGGTAAGTATACATGGGCTAATGGAAATGTTTATTTGGGGAATATGAAAGCAGGGGGTATGTCAGGGAAAGGGACCCTTACTTGGATAAATGGTGATTCATTTGAAGGAAACTGGCTGGGTGGCATGATGCATGGGTTCGGGGTATACATGTGGAGTGATGGAGGCTGCTATGTGGGGACGTGGACTAGGGGCTTGAAGGATGGAAAAGGATCGTTCTATCCAAAAGGAAGCCGCCTTCCAGCGGGTCAAGAAATTTACCTGAAGGCATTGCGGAAAAGAGGGTTGTTACCtgatttgaaaaacaaaaatcatGCACATATTCATCATGCCACTTCAGGGGATATGGGAAATTTCAAGGTTGGTGAGAACCAGCAATCGTCTCGTGTTTCATCTGATAAGATCTCAAAGGGAAATCTGTTAAATCTGGAACAGTATCGCACTAAAAATGTTTCCCTTGAAAGGCGCTGGAGTCTTGAGGTTTCAATTGAAAAAGTACTTGGGCATGACCCTTCATCAGGGTTATCAGAATATGAATTTGGCGGAAATGAAATAGATACAAAAATCCCAATTTTGGAACGGGAGTACATGCAAGGTGTACTTATTAGTGAACTTGTTCTAGACAATAGTTTTACCTCCCCATCATCAAGAAGAGCAAAACGAAAACAGAGAAAGCTGGTCAAAGAGGTTAAGAAACCAGGTGAGATGATCATAAAAGGTCATAGGAGTTACGATTTGATGCTCAGTTTACAACTTGGAATCAG ATACACTGTGGGAAAAATTACACCAATACAAAGACGGGAAGTCAGGAGTTCAGACTTTGGTCCTCGAGCAAGCTTTTGGATGAACTTTCCTAAAGAAGGTTCCCAGTTGACTCCACCTCATCAATCAGAAGATTTTAAGTGGAAAGATTACTGTCCAATGGTCTTCAG GAACCTGAGGGAGATGTTTAAGATTGATGCTGCTGACTACATGATGTCCATTTGTGGAAATGATGCTCTTAGAGAGCTATCTTCACCTGGGAAGAGTGGTAGTGTCTTCTTCCTGTCCCAAGATGATCGTTTCATGATTAAAACACTCCGAAAATCTGAAGTTAAG GTTCTTTTGCGGATGCTTCCAGATTATCATCATCATGTGAGGACATATGAGAATACACTGATTACAAAATTTTTTGGTCTTCATAGAATCAAGCCATCCAGCGGTCAGAAG TTTCGCTTTGTAGTAATGGGAAATATGTTCTGTACGGAGTTGAGAATTCATAGGAGATTTGATTTGAAGGGTTCGTCTCTTGGACGTTCAGCGGATAAGGTTGAAATAGATGAAAACACCATACTCAAGGATTTGGATTTGAACTACTCGTTTTATTTGGAACCTACTTGGCGAGAGGCTTTACTAAA GCAAATTGAGATTGACAGTAAATTCCTAGAAGAGCAGAATATCATGGACTATAGCCTGTTATTGGGTGTGCATTATCGTGCCCCACAGCAGCTGCAATCCAATATGTCCTACAGTCGAAGCATGAGGGCTGATGGATTGGGAATTCTTGCGGAGGAGG ATCCTTTCGAGGATGACATATCGACCTACCCACAGGGCCTTGTCTTAGTTCCTCGCACAGATGATAATAGTGTTGTTGTTGGCCCCCACATCAGAGGCAGCCGTTTGCGAGCATCATCTGCTACTGGGGACGAGGAGGTGGATCTTCTGTTGCCCGGTACTGCAAG ACTCCAAATCCAACTAGGAGTGAACATGCCTGCAAGAGCAGAGCAAATTCCAGGGAAAGAAGAAAAGCAGATGTTCCACGAGGCTTACGATGTCGTTCTATATCTGGGTATCATCGACATTCTACAAGAGTACAATATGAGCAAGAAGATCGAACATGCATACAAatccattcaatttgattcatTGTCCATTTCTGCTGTGGATCCTACCTTCTATTCCAAACGTTTTCTTGAGTTCATTATTTCAAGAGTGTTCCCTCAAAATGCTCGGGCAAGTTGA